A window of Syngnathus acus chromosome 17, fSynAcu1.2, whole genome shotgun sequence genomic DNA:
AATCGCTCTTAGGCTCGACAACAGTGCACTCTTCTTCAGGAGCCTGCTGAAGCGCTGATGAAATCTCCATCCTGAGGTCGTAGGGCAGCTCTTTTATTAGCTGATCAACAGTTGCATCCTGGACCCAAACGGAATCTCGGGTTTCTTGAAATTTGGGAATGAGTGATTCTGTCTGCAGCTTTTCCTTACAAGTTTGGAAATCCATCCAGTCTTTCATGAACTTGGGAGACACTCCACTGTGCAAATCAATCAGACTCGCCCGTTGCTCGTCCTGGTCTTCAATGGCAGAAATGTTCTGCAGGAACTTCAAGAGGAGCATGGCTTCAGAGGCATTTTCTGAATCAGTGCTTTCACCCCTTAGACCGTCTCTCAGAGCCGTTACCGACAAAAACGAAAGCAAGGCTGTGCAAGAGGTGCCAAATACTGAAGCCACCTCAGATGAAAAATTAAGTCGGCTCCTTGATTGGTCAGACGTAATTCGCATTGATTGAATTAACGAGCAAAGTTCCCGTGAGACTGATTTCAGCTTTTCTTTGGGGCTTGAAATATCCATTTGAGATTCATTGCTTGACCAAGTCTGCTGGTGGGCGGGTTCAACATCTGTCGGTTTCTGTTCTGTGGACCGGAGGGGGACCGAGAGACACGAACCCGTCGCGCTCAAAGTGTCAGAAGGAGTCTTCTGCTCATCTGCATGGGTCTGGGTTTCCTTCATTTCCTCCGTTTCTGAATCACAACCAATCTGAAATAAAACCTTTTTGGGCGGTTCTGGAACATCTGAGGTTACCATGTACACCACTGGATTCGAAATGACCTCCTCCAACCAGTTCTCAACATACTGTTGGATTTCAGAGTGGGACCGATTGAGAGAAATCTTTGAAACGTTTCGTTGATCCAAACGTGAGGATAACAGCCGGTTGTCAGTCGTGGGAATGGACTTGCcgcttgtcttttttcttgACAACTTTTGGAGCTTTAAAAGATCTGACACATTCTTCTTCATAGGAGGCCTGACAGATGGGGTATCAACATTGTGGCCGTTATACCTAGCAGATGCTTTATTCATGTTTTGGTCCTTGGTTGAGGTTGGAAATAATGTTTCTGATGCCCTTCCACGGGTACCTGGAGTATTTGTGTACGATTTTTCAACTCGCTTTGGGCTTAGTCCACGTTTATCTTTTTCTGTGGTAGCGAGGCTCTTTTTTCTAGCGTTAGCATTGCCACCGTGGTTATCTGCTGATTTACGATTTCTCTCCATGAACCTTGACTTGGAGCTCTTTTTCGTCTCTATCTTTTTGGCTTCATTCTTTGACACCGAAGACGGTTTGTTTGTCACCTGGAGCGTTGGAGACATTGGCTCCGATGACAATGACAACATCTCCTCTTTCTGTCTTTGGAGTGAGTCAGCAGTAGGCTGCTGCAAGCTGAAGTCGATGTCAGTGCTGGATGAACAAATCCCTGAGGCTGTGgactggtggctttgtggcaCTGGAGGGGAAGGATCTGCATCCGCATTTGGAAGGTAATTGTGACTCTCATAAATACGCATCACGGTCTCTCGAACCTCCAGCCCATCATTTTCTATCTTGAGTACTTCGGCTACTCCTGAGGATCTCAGGAATGAGGTGTTGTTCCCTTCCAGAAGAGTTTCCCGAGGCTTTGGGAGAAGTTGGCTACTGCTGCTATGTCTGATCCTACAGTATCCCTCCATTGTGTCTCCTTCAGTCATCCTCTCCAAATATGAATAATGGCCCAGGGTGTTCCCTTGGACGCCGGACTCTGTCAGCATCTTCACACTCTCAAAAGACTCTTCCCTCATTACACGATGAGGGCCTGGAGTTGGGGCACGtctgaaccttttttttgcttcccctACTTTTTGAAATCCAACCTCCTCTGCAGTAGCTGGAGGTTGGTTTTCCTCTTTTGCCTCATCTTCACATAAGTCAGAAGGTCCTTTGGCAACGTAGAAGTTTGAGTCAGGTGAGATGTTGCTTGTCTCTGTGACTGAGCCACAAACATTTCTCCTCCTAAGGCTGGAGCGGCTAACTGTGGTACTCCAGTGAAggatctcctcctccttgatGGTAAGACGCACTTTCATCTCCACGGTCATGCTGCCATCTTGGTTCACCCGGAAGGATTTCTCAATGTCGTCGTCCTGAGGTAAGATGCAAGCGTTGCGCTGGTGAGCCACTGTGGTGGATCCGCACGTCTTCAAGCACGCCGGGTCCACTTCGGGTGTTTGGGCGTGACTGTTCGCACTTCCCTTCCGAGAATTGTTTATCTGCTTGATGATATACTGCTCGGATGACAGAGAAAAATTCCTGGAGCATCTTCCACTGGATCTTTGGCTGTCTTTTGGGACAGAAATGTTATGATTAAGgctatttttcattattgGGAAAAATGATATCTTCATTACAAATGTGAAGCGTAAGATTTTGTTGAGAATGAGATTAGCCTGTGGCAACAGCAAGACATCCAGCGAGACTTATCTTTGAGGTGATTGCGTAACACTTTAGCTATTAAACTCTTGAGTTTTTTTAGGACCGAGATGACCGACTGAACACTTACGAGCTTGATGCCGCTGCATGGACGGTTGCCCCGTTTCCATGAACAATGCCTGGACGGTCTGGCTTGTCCTTTGGAAAGCGTGGTTGCTGAGCCGAAAGGGCTCATTGCCTGCCGCCACGAGGAATCCGGAGCACAAGATCAGAGCAGCAAGACCTCCGATCTGCAAGGAACGGAAAGATGTTTGACCACACCAACACCAACAGTTATTTGGGGATTGTTCAGGAATCACAGATCTAGGATAGCTGCTTCCGAATTCCTGTCAAAATATGAGCCCTGGAATTCAGCAACATCGAAATTCGTCAAGTACTCACTCTTCTTCCGTCGATAGAGTAGAGTTTGAGCACTGGAAATTGCAGAATCTGCGAGAGGTAATCCAGTAAAGCGTCAAAGGTGGGCGCCGTCCTTTTCTGCAGCACAATTGTGCGTTTCATGTCGGGATCCTTGTTCTTGATGACCACCAGCCTCCTCGGCGTCCTGACAGCCACTCGCTCCGGAACCTTAGCCGGCCTGCCGCTGTTATCGTCACCCCTCCCCAGGGAACCAAACTGGAGTCCCTGGCGCTTCCGCCGACCCGCGGTGAAGCCTCTGGCCATGTTCCAGGGCACCTGGCGCCGGTTGACCTCCTCTAAGTTCACCGGCTTTACTCTCTTCTGGTCGGAGCACAGGTAGGACCCGCCGTCCTGTAAATCGTCCAATCCTTTCACTTGGTGGGTCCCTCGGGGTGTAGTAATAGTTCGCACGCCAAAAGGCAGAGGCACTTTTTTGGAAAGGGCATCCAGCAGGGCGTCAAAGGTCTTGAAGGTGCGGGCGTTGATGACCAAGCGGTGCCCGCCGAATGTATGATCGCCGCTTTTGTAGAAGCACAATCGTTTTGGCACTGAGGGGTCGGACATCGGCTGGATCGATCGGGAGGGCCCACTGGCTGGGGAACATCCCTGGACGGGGTTCTCCTGAGTGGGTGTGTTGGTCATGTTGAGTGGCTTTGGAGAAAACACAAAGTGTGGGACTATGGTTGAAATGCACTCAGATCAAGTGAATAGGAGTAATTATAAGTGCACAAAATTCCTGTGCAAATTGTTGCATTCAATCTTTTAGAACCTCTGCCCCATTTTTGATCCTCATTACCTACTACACTACTGTATTGGAGTACCCGCAGAAAATATACACAAGTACTGGTAGAACACACCAGCTCCACCACGAAGGACCTAGATTGAGACGAAGAACCTATTGGCTGTGAAGCAAGACAGACTTTCACTTCTGGAACTTTCATAAAGATCTAcataccaaaagaaaaaccttACTGAGAAGGTACATTGACCAATACAACAAgcctcaaaagaaaaaaaaaaaaaagtcaaatggtaTAAAAGAGGATCTGGGGTActacagggaaaaaaaggtgcATGAATTGAAGGGTCTTACCTATTTTCTCACATTGTGCCCAATTTAAAAGAGTGTGTATTCGTCCTTGTCCGAGCGAGGGAAAGCCTCtcagtcgtgtgtgtgtgtgtgtgtgtgtgtgcttgtgtgcaaGGGCTATTTTAGGACTGGCAGCACTGTGGCCAATTTGCTTAATCTTGTCTCAGCATTTTAACATAAGGCGACACACAAACAATAGAgagtggaaaataaaattggctTATACTTGTTTTGGCAAGCGTGTGAATACTTAGGAACCGAATTATGTagctcaatttaaaaaaaaaaaagaaaactcatttctAGTCTCATTGGCCACAAAATGGTGTCGTGAAGTTAACATGTACAGTTTTGCAATGTGAATGTTGTTTTCAGctcaaataatattttgaagGAAGTCACTCTCTTGCACAGGAGACAGCAGAGGTGACTTGAACAGTTACTATTCACAAATAGGTTGCATAATCAGATTGAAGATTTCTTGGGCCTAATAGGGATTAGCTGGGAGATTTTGCGCACTAGCATGAGTCACAATAAAGTTAGGGCACGGACTGAAAGCACTGTGTCACCAATATTTATAAGCAATATCTAAGGATTTCTTTCATCTGtaattgttttatatataattataaaaatgttaataCAATGATCCGCACAATAGGTTGATAATCATTCAGGAGATTTTGGTGATTTATTTGAATAGAGAAGTTAAAAGGGAAATTTGAATGTGAAACGTAATTATTTTCCTCTAAGTATTTATACTTCCCTctttttactttcattttaactgtgtgttttcattgatgcatatgtctgttttttaatgtagctaataaataaaaataaattagaaaaatgtttgtgcaatcaatcaatcaatctcgAATCAATTTATGGAAATGACTTGAGTCAAATCCGGTGATTTGGCGCCCTCTATAGACGGGGTGATAAATGCTGAgtaaatgaattaattttaaCAAAATACCAAACGATCATCAAACGTTTTTCttattcttttgtctttttcaatcCATTTCAAGAGGAGAATACGTGAAAATGAAGTAGTTTTGGACTTCGGAGTCGTTTCGGACTTCGGAGTCGTTTGTTTATCTGTCTCGATTATCTTTCCCTGCGTCCATCGTGTATCGATTAGTAAGGTCTGCTACACAGTGGAGGCTCCGGGATCCGCCGCCTCGCAGCTCCAGCACCGCTGCCTTCATCGGAGTGGCGTGCTCTCCATCGAGGATAgccttttttctctttttcttttcaccccCATTCTCACTGCGCTTCGTTTTCGTCTCCCCGGTCGCCATGGGCAAgcgggaggaagaggagatcATTAGAATCGCcaagaaaatggacaaaatggCGCAGAAGAAAAACGGGGTGAGCGGCGCTGCAATGTGATGTGAATGaatgccagccagccagtcaggCTAAACGGCCACCGATAGAAGCGGTTAGACATGGAGAAGAGAAAGTGTGCCTCTTTCAACAAAATGCTTCTCTATGCCGACTTTTTCGTTATAGTTTGGACCGTTTGCATAGCCACAAACGTCCAACGGTGGTCAAAAAGCCGCCTTGGTGGGAGCTAACGTACCTGTTGTTATGGTTTAACGCTTAGCCTTGAGCTAACTGTTAGCCGctagcaacaacaacaacgtcaCCGAACTCCACCAACGGGGTGAACTACTGACCAAATAGGCTTTCGGGTGTTTATCAGATTCGGGACTTCCTTGATAAGAGCAGTCTTGTGTTTAACTGCGGTGTTATGCTCCACAGTCTGGTGCTCTGGACCTGCTCAAGGAGCTACGCAGCGTACCGATGACCCTGGAACTATTGCAGGTACCTTGAAAAAGCACACATACGGTGTTTCGGCATTTATGACCTCATCAGGCATCCCTCAGTTTGGTCGCTCAGTCATGAACAGTTCTTCCAAAAAGACTTTTTCAGAAGTTCAATGCCAGTCAGTTTTCAAACCCTTCAAGCAACAAAATATGTAAACATAAacggtggagcaacacatgcaGGCAGATGATGTAAGAATATTGATACTTCCTGGCATCTACTCTATTCTGTCAAAGAGGAACAGATTAATGGCTTTTCTCGCTCATTTCAGTGGGAAATGACGTTTTAGTGCTTTGATTGATGAGCTTCATCGTGGGACATATTActcatatctcaaggcacGACTGTGGAAGGAAAGTAGGtatctttttaaattcaccatttgtttgttttgccacCACCAGTCGACCAGAATCGGAATGTCTGTCAACGCCATCCGCAAGCAGAGCACAGATGAAGAGGTGACATCCCTAGCCAAGTCTTTGATCAAATCATGGAAGAAGCTTTTGGGTAAGTCAAAATCTTTCCTCGTGCTGCTGTTCACTGTCAAGCCACCAGGAAGTTGTCATCAGCTTATCCtgttgcacccccccccctccatcttGATATTTCCAGACGAGCCCGTGAGTGGGGACAAATCCTCAGATGACAAGAGGAAAGATACGGCCCCTGTATCTCCCGCCCAGGGAAGTCCGGAGGCGAAAGAAGAAAGGTAACCGACTGTCCCTCCAGTGCTGCTCTCCGCTCGTGTTCTCTTCGAGTGTTGAGGTTTGTCGTCTTGCTTCCTTCCCatcagcagctccagcagtAACTCCAGCGGCAAGAGCGAGCACGCAGACGTTTCCAGCAACTCGCTAATCAACACTTTCCCTCGTGCTCCCGGCACCGGCGACTCCATACGCATTAAGTGTCGAGGGATGCTGTCCAACGCTTTACAGACTGGAGGTATCGATATTAGCAGTATTATCATTAGTAGCAGTAGCAGCGGTACTAGTAGCTGGGGGTTGggctttttttattctattcacGCAGTAGGTTCTCCCTCCCCTTGCAGACGACTACATCGCCATCGGTGCCGACTGCGACGAGCTCGGAGCGCAGATTGAGGAATATATCCTTCTCAGTCAGACGACGTTCCGGCCTGgggtcttgtttttttttttttttttgttgagcaAATCCAGTTGCCTTATTGCCTTGACCGCCGCTCCTCACGCATATTCCAAGAGTTCAAAAACACGGACATGAAGTACAAGAACCGCGTGCGCAGCCGAATCTCTAACCTGAAGGACGTGAAGAATCCCAACTTGAGGAGGACGGTGCTCTGCGGGAGCGTCACCCCCGAGCGCATGGCCAAGATGACCGCCGAGGTGCGTTCATTGACCAGAAAAACTCTTTGTGCTCTTTGCTTACATTGTGGCCTGCAGGATCCAAAATGTTCTCAGATTAGTGTTTAGCATATTTGTCAGCAGCGCTGATTTTCAACTGTGGTGGGAGTGcaatttttccttcttttctggAAGTGGGCCACGAACCACTTAATGGTACATTTCCGTTCATCTCCATGGCGACGGAGGATTTCAAATACAAGTACTTTGTGTTGTGAGCGTGATCACCgaacaaatcaaatttgaatCTCAAGGCAAAAACACTATGTGTAATAttacaccattttttttaaatccgatgcaaatgtttaaattattttttcctaCTGTTTCCAATTTTGGCCTTGGATTTTCTTCACCACATCAGGTtctcataataataatttaattggTGATTATGttcattaattattattattaatacatAATATCTGAGGGTTAGGGCAGCAACAGGTGGAATTTTTTACTGGAACGTCACAGCTAGAAATTCCAGCGCATGGTAAAATCTGTATTGTGCAATCTTTTATCAGGTAAATagaaattattataattaagaaaggaaaaaaaatattgaaatgactgtctatgaaaatgaaatactgATACGCGTTGTTAAGGTGAACATTAAACCAACTTTGATTCATGAGTGTATTTTCGGTTCACTTTGGAACGGTCGAGTCGTTGACGTCATCTCTGTCCTCCTCtgagcaggaaatggccagtgACGAGCTGAAAGAGATGCGGAAGAACTTGACCAAAGAGGCTGTCAGAGACCACCAGATGGCCACCACGGGGGGCACGCAGACAGATCTGTTCACTTGCGGCAAGTGCAAGGGCAAATGCTGCACCTACACGCAGGTACATGTGCCCCAGCTCGCTTTCACTCCGCTTTGGGCGCCTGAATCGGTCGCCATTCAACTTTTGCATCTGCCGCAGGTTCAAACTCGCAGCGCTGATGAGCCCATGACCACGTTTGTCTTCTGCAATGAGTGCGGAAATAGAT
This region includes:
- the LOC119137433 gene encoding oxygen-regulated protein 1, yielding MTNTPTQENPVQGCSPASGPSRSIQPMSDPSVPKRLCFYKSGDHTFGGHRLVINARTFKTFDALLDALSKKVPLPFGVRTITTPRGTHQVKGLDDLQDGGSYLCSDQKRVKPVNLEEVNRRQVPWNMARGFTAGRRKRQGLQFGSLGRGDDNSGRPAKVPERVAVRTPRRLVVIKNKDPDMKRTIVLQKRTAPTFDALLDYLSQILQFPVLKLYSIDGRRIGGLAALILCSGFLVAAGNEPFRLSNHAFQRTSQTVQALFMETGQPLNHNISVPKDSQRSSGRCSRNFSLSSEQYIIKQINNSRKGSANSHAQTPEVDPACLKTCGSTTVAHQRNACILPQDDDIEKSFRVNQDGSMTVEMKVRLTIKEEEILHWSTTVSRSSLRRRNVCGSVTETSNISPDSNFYVAKGPSDLCEDEAKEENQPPATAEEVGFQKVGEAKKRFRRAPTPGPHRVMREESFESVKMLTESGVQGNTLGHYSYLERMTEGDTMEGYCRIRHSSSSQLLPKPRETLLEGNNTSFLRSSGVAEVLKIENDGLEVRETVMRIYESHNYLPNADADPSPPVPQSHQSTASGICSSSTDIDFSLQQPTADSLQRQKEEMLSLSSEPMSPTLQVTNKPSSVSKNEAKKIETKKSSKSRFMERNRKSADNHGGNANARKKSLATTEKDKRGLSPKRVEKSYTNTPGTRGRASETLFPTSTKDQNMNKASARYNGHNVDTPSVRPPMKKNVSDLLKLQKLSRKKTSGKSIPTTDNRLLSSRLDQRNVSKISLNRSHSEIQQYVENWLEEVISNPVVYMVTSDVPEPPKKVLFQIGCDSETEEMKETQTHADEQKTPSDTLSATGSCLSVPLRSTEQKPTDVEPAHQQTWSSNESQMDISSPKEKLKSVSRELCSLIQSMRITSDQSRSRLNFSSEVASVFGTSCTALLSFLSVTALRDGLRGESTDSENASEAMLLLKFLQNISAIEDQDEQRASLIDLHSGVSPKFMKDWMDFQTCKEKLQTESLIPKFQETRDSVWVQDATVDQLIKELPYDLRMEISSALQQAPEEECTVVEPKSDSSESADEKVSQDSDLKQCCDHSCIHVNTNDKNDGSSWTGEMEDQPDPKIGRDRREPIAWEHQVNEGNIKDAEDHMEESKEAMDEGEMERKGSEEYVEEEAVSKDDDEDDIEEKMEAEGTEVLDEDHNEKLNGDILEPIMDEKKQTEMLEEDEDDSQETFPAEEFVQTVPPVEMGKKDRLGCSLEPNPLVEGTTKEATEVSSEDPNNTAHDNMDTPEPTTDEEEDEIQQMEDARVTTSEEESTDKVEKPSCTTREAESEDDLGCWQEPNPEVEGQASLPDIDDEEEGSKGKNDAVDIPESTSENVDPQKQEENEKDTRETSPEETFMDRVDVPGQTPAEAQSEDDLEIEASASPHDEGIEEIEEDEKDNDEIERIVESIVTNPEPTLEKKPKIEQTVEPEEIEEGNFPKEESEEVKSSGTPTEQASEDDLKSFQEPNPEVQVSDEERENLTEQTEKLDEDTCPEEESGEEVENTNLPASETFCTSPQMEKDHFNKEHGTESSLEHERFEENTALENEAGIFPQDQSNNLTHPVEISQELLDFVNSALQSSSLTFMYDNHGNIRIEQDRTQIGKMKKTLNPTSQRLCSYGSRCLQSPITSDLSDYRPESLESGGYQSPDSVAIISESNEDEGSIKRANLELTTSKISTSHSEGGNSFSGDSKGSRATLSCLKKEDNDPAPKTEQNPGPSNGVLIDQGRWLLKENHLIRNSPPISEGMYRDLDSTSQDTRNSSEESQNHQINQTTLLAAISSSELEELAKPQPPRCNYFTMPHGSDSDPFLDNDSDQSKETNWVKGRGFRVAPVVDTSKTWASKNGSLSSFASVEFKIADGKVYPEGGESSTGVEARGNSRHQSQDSTDAMSLRCGQYCQIL
- the tcea1 gene encoding transcription elongation factor A protein 1 isoform X2, giving the protein MGKREEEEIIRIAKKMDKMAQKKNGSGALDLLKELRSVPMTLELLQSTRIGMSVNAIRKQSTDEEVTSLAKSLIKSWKKLLDEPVSGDKSSDDKRKDTAPVSPAQGSPEAKEESSSSNSSGKSEHADVSSNSLINTFPRAPGTGDSIRIKCRGMLSNALQTGDDYIAIGADCDELGAQIEECIFQEFKNTDMKYKNRVRSRISNLKDVKNPNLRRTVLCGSVTPERMAKMTAEEMASDELKEMRKNLTKEAVRDHQMATTGGTQTDLFTCGKCKGKCCTYTQVQTRSADEPMTTFVFCNECGNRWKFC
- the tcea1 gene encoding transcription elongation factor A protein 1 isoform X1; translated protein: MGKREEEEIIRIAKKMDKMAQKKNGSGALDLLKELRSVPMTLELLQSTRIGMSVNAIRKQSTDEEVTSLAKSLIKSWKKLLDEPVSGDKSSDDKRKDTAPVSPAQGSPEAKEESSSSSNSSGKSEHADVSSNSLINTFPRAPGTGDSIRIKCRGMLSNALQTGDDYIAIGADCDELGAQIEECIFQEFKNTDMKYKNRVRSRISNLKDVKNPNLRRTVLCGSVTPERMAKMTAEEMASDELKEMRKNLTKEAVRDHQMATTGGTQTDLFTCGKCKGKCCTYTQVQTRSADEPMTTFVFCNECGNRWKFC